One Paraburkholderia agricolaris DNA segment encodes these proteins:
- a CDS encoding amidohydrolase, whose translation MVGVIRGTRTTPGMGRTIALRADMDALPMEEEGRPLHRSLRQGVFHGCGHDGHTAMLLGTARHFSRHRDFAGTLVLIFQPAEETGGGALAMLADGLESRFPYDEIYGMHNAPHFAPGTFGVRDGAMLASCDEMRIDVTGVGGHGSSPEKTRDPIAAAAQLICALQTVVSRAIDPASAVVLSIGSIHAGTTSNVIPSHAQMTGTMRTFDESVRERMKARIESICAGVALATECEIAVTFYGSSPATINHRVQAEAAAAAAEEVFGAENVLRDFPPLNGSEDFSEFLLRRPGAYVLLGQGGVYCHHPEFDFNDEVLPLGVRFFVTLALARLDA comes from the coding sequence GTGGTCGGCGTCATTCGTGGCACGCGTACGACGCCCGGCATGGGGCGCACCATCGCATTGCGCGCCGACATGGATGCGCTGCCGATGGAAGAAGAGGGCCGTCCGTTGCACCGCTCGTTGCGGCAAGGGGTATTTCACGGTTGCGGCCATGACGGCCACACCGCGATGCTGCTCGGCACGGCACGCCATTTCAGTCGTCATCGAGATTTCGCCGGGACGCTCGTGCTGATTTTCCAACCCGCCGAGGAAACCGGCGGTGGTGCGCTGGCCATGCTGGCCGACGGGCTCGAAAGCCGTTTTCCGTACGACGAGATCTACGGCATGCACAATGCGCCGCATTTCGCACCGGGTACGTTCGGCGTACGCGACGGCGCCATGCTGGCGTCGTGCGACGAGATGCGGATCGACGTGACCGGCGTTGGCGGTCATGGCTCGTCGCCTGAAAAGACCCGGGACCCGATCGCGGCTGCCGCACAACTCATTTGCGCGCTGCAGACTGTGGTGAGCCGCGCGATCGATCCTGCTTCGGCTGTCGTACTCAGCATCGGCAGCATTCATGCGGGCACCACGTCGAACGTGATTCCTTCGCATGCGCAGATGACGGGCACCATGCGCACGTTCGACGAAAGCGTGCGCGAACGGATGAAGGCGCGCATCGAGTCGATCTGCGCGGGCGTCGCGCTCGCGACCGAATGCGAGATCGCGGTGACGTTCTATGGCAGCTCGCCCGCGACGATCAATCATCGTGTGCAGGCCGAAGCTGCGGCAGCAGCGGCGGAGGAAGTGTTCGGCGCGGAGAACGTGCTGCGCGATTTTCCGCCGCTCAACGGCTCCGAGGACTTCTCTGAGTTTCTATTGCGTCGCCCCGGCGCCTATGTGCTGCTTGGCCAGGGCGGGGTCTATTGCCATCACCCCGAGTTCGATTTCAACGACGAAGTGCTGCCGCTCGGCGTGCGCTTCTTCGTGACGTTGGCCCTCGCGCGTCTCGACGCCTAG
- a CDS encoding LysR family transcriptional regulator translates to MKTTQLRTLVAIAEHGTLMAAADALCLSQPAVTKSIKELEARLGVQLLLRSGSGIRLTPYGEALLRRARTIVTEIARAEQELEEMKSSAGRTLEIGVSLLAASIVVPEAIHAFRKRFPDVQLDVHEYQTTRLIDGLRDGSFDMCIGFTGEGDPSNEFRVTPLGKVSQSLAVRSGDPLAGATQLAGLREAHWLYNYTRKSVPAFWAALTARAGDTGGTLAPPSKITVCTARRLYAELASEAGVVSVWPDFQLNEEIECGTLERVALDFALPPLALSLIHRKDGVLGDAAEYFIDCLKNNALPA, encoded by the coding sequence ATGAAAACCACTCAATTACGCACCCTCGTGGCGATTGCCGAGCACGGCACGCTGATGGCCGCCGCCGACGCGCTGTGCCTGTCGCAGCCGGCCGTCACCAAGAGCATCAAGGAACTGGAGGCGCGCCTCGGCGTGCAACTGCTGTTGCGCAGTGGCTCGGGGATTCGTTTGACACCGTATGGCGAAGCACTGCTCCGGCGTGCGCGGACTATCGTGACCGAGATCGCGCGGGCCGAGCAGGAGTTGGAGGAGATGAAGTCGTCGGCCGGGCGAACACTCGAGATCGGCGTGTCGCTGCTCGCGGCGTCGATCGTCGTGCCTGAAGCAATTCACGCTTTCCGCAAGCGATTTCCCGATGTGCAGCTCGACGTGCACGAGTACCAGACCACGCGTCTCATCGACGGCCTGCGCGACGGCTCATTCGACATGTGCATCGGTTTTACCGGCGAAGGGGACCCCAGCAACGAGTTCCGCGTAACACCGCTCGGCAAGGTGTCGCAATCGCTGGCGGTCAGGTCGGGCGATCCGCTGGCCGGCGCAACACAGCTTGCTGGTTTGCGGGAAGCGCACTGGCTCTACAACTACACGCGCAAGAGCGTGCCCGCATTCTGGGCCGCGTTAACCGCGCGCGCGGGTGATACAGGCGGGACGCTGGCCCCGCCTTCGAAGATCACGGTCTGCACCGCGCGGCGGCTCTATGCCGAGCTCGCCAGCGAAGCTGGCGTGGTGAGTGTCTGGCCGGATTTCCAGTTGAACGAGGAAATCGAGTGCGGGACGCTGGAACGCGTCGCGCTCGATTTCGCACTGCCGCCCCTCGCGCTCAGCCTGATTCATCGCAAGGATGGCGTGCTGGGCGATGCGGCGGAATATTTCATCGACTGTCTGAAGAACAACGCGCTGCCAGCCTGA
- a CDS encoding aconitase family protein, translating into MSDTIRLDGRVLYLSQDPAVIEAQLAGENFTRASAGPLRDNVSTDEITPVTVMLTYDERLGQYPYVGFKAGERLPVGRNAVKDAGFQVTVAGKRYGKGSSRESSPLAELSAGIRLIVAESFERIYQQNCDNIGILTTNDFSVLDRLIAGEAVPIDEFLKGRDALTQQIIRSGGLLAYSKFADWPAPRVRSVENTASAAGAAEPKTLVEKIIERHLHPGIERAQRGDGVFIAADWRFSHDYFTGMCAHLMHRAFGKPAPLHAPDHIIAFQDHLVLASQSIPHVRDGLLPGVANLMEGHTSFSRDYPVRSHGALDNSPGSEGICHALMAEQYALPGQVACGTDSHTPHSGALGCLAFGAGATEIANSWVTGYVRCKVPETLRIEIDGVLRDGVTAKDVVLHLLQMDAIRSGGAIGLVFEYGGAAVRAMSIDERATLTNMVAELGGFTGIVEPDQRTVAFLKERRGVDFSLESWMKSDAGATYRDTIRIDATAIEPMLARPGDPGNGVPAPQLENDVAIDIAYGGSCTAGKREDFDFYHEVLRWGVEHGMHVPGSTRLFLQFGTMAVRAYCEEQGYLPVFERAGVTLVMPGCGSCANCGPGQSANANEVTISAINRNFPGRSGPGNVWLASPYTVAASALAGKITTFEQLKRARG; encoded by the coding sequence ATGAGCGACACGATTCGTCTGGACGGCCGCGTGCTGTACCTGTCCCAGGACCCCGCTGTGATCGAGGCACAACTGGCGGGCGAAAACTTCACGCGTGCGAGCGCCGGCCCGCTGCGCGACAACGTCTCGACCGACGAAATCACACCGGTCACCGTCATGCTCACCTATGACGAACGCCTCGGCCAGTATCCGTACGTGGGCTTCAAGGCGGGTGAGCGTCTGCCGGTTGGTCGCAATGCGGTCAAGGACGCCGGTTTTCAGGTAACGGTGGCGGGCAAGCGCTACGGCAAGGGCTCTTCGCGTGAATCGAGTCCATTGGCGGAGTTGTCGGCGGGCATCCGCCTGATCGTTGCCGAGAGTTTCGAGCGCATCTATCAGCAGAATTGCGACAACATCGGTATCCTTACTACCAACGATTTCTCCGTGCTCGACCGTCTGATCGCGGGAGAGGCGGTGCCGATCGACGAGTTTCTCAAAGGCCGCGACGCGCTCACGCAGCAGATCATTCGCAGCGGCGGATTGCTCGCGTACAGCAAGTTCGCCGATTGGCCCGCGCCGCGTGTACGGAGCGTGGAGAATACCGCTTCTGCGGCAGGCGCGGCCGAGCCGAAGACGCTGGTCGAGAAGATCATCGAGCGTCATCTTCATCCTGGCATCGAGCGCGCGCAGCGCGGCGACGGTGTGTTCATCGCCGCCGACTGGCGCTTCAGCCACGACTACTTCACCGGCATGTGCGCGCATCTGATGCATCGCGCGTTCGGCAAGCCGGCGCCGCTGCATGCGCCTGATCACATCATCGCGTTTCAGGATCATCTGGTGCTCGCTTCACAAAGCATTCCGCACGTACGTGACGGATTGCTGCCGGGGGTCGCCAATCTGATGGAAGGGCACACGTCGTTCTCGCGCGATTATCCGGTGCGCTCGCACGGCGCGCTCGATAACTCGCCGGGTTCCGAGGGTATCTGTCATGCGCTGATGGCCGAGCAATACGCGTTGCCGGGGCAGGTGGCGTGCGGCACCGATTCGCACACGCCGCATTCGGGCGCGCTCGGCTGCCTCGCATTCGGTGCGGGCGCGACGGAAATCGCCAATAGCTGGGTGACGGGCTATGTGCGCTGCAAAGTGCCGGAAACCTTGCGCATCGAGATCGACGGCGTATTGCGCGACGGCGTGACCGCGAAAGACGTCGTGCTGCATCTGTTGCAGATGGACGCGATCCGCTCGGGCGGTGCGATCGGCCTGGTGTTCGAATACGGCGGCGCGGCGGTGCGCGCAATGTCGATCGACGAACGCGCCACGCTGACCAATATGGTTGCGGAACTGGGTGGCTTCACGGGCATCGTGGAACCGGACCAACGCACGGTGGCGTTTCTGAAGGAGCGTCGCGGGGTCGACTTCAGCCTTGAAAGCTGGATGAAAAGCGATGCCGGCGCCACGTATCGCGACACGATTCGTATCGACGCTACCGCCATCGAACCGATGCTCGCGCGTCCGGGCGATCCGGGCAATGGCGTGCCGGCGCCGCAACTTGAGAACGATGTCGCGATCGATATCGCGTATGGCGGCTCGTGCACGGCAGGCAAACGCGAAGACTTCGACTTCTACCACGAGGTATTGCGTTGGGGTGTGGAGCACGGCATGCATGTACCTGGCAGCACGCGCCTTTTTCTGCAATTCGGCACGATGGCGGTGCGCGCCTATTGTGAGGAACAAGGCTATTTGCCGGTTTTCGAGCGCGCGGGTGTGACGCTCGTGATGCCGGGCTGCGGCTCGTGTGCGAACTGCGGACCGGGGCAGTCGGCCAACGCGAACGAGGTAACGATCAGCGCGATCAACCGCAATTTCCCTGGCCGGTCCGGTCCGGGCAATGTGTGGCTCGCGAGCCCCTACACCGTTGCAGCGAGCGCGCTGGCTGGAAAAATCACCACCTTCGAACAATTGAAGCGCGCACGCGGCTAG
- a CDS encoding PRC-barrel domain-containing protein: MKLSKLVIVVAVAATSFGAQAQVAGTQPLSVTVEQSNALLSGWSVKKSILGKGVYNDQNEKIGTIRDLVVAPDGSLSAAIVSAGGFLGVASHDVAVPIAALDIRSGNFYLAGATKDALKATPAFQYNKVQAPPKPKKLTGQ; the protein is encoded by the coding sequence ATGAAGTTGAGCAAGCTTGTTATTGTGGTCGCGGTAGCTGCAACCAGTTTTGGCGCGCAGGCACAAGTGGCCGGCACGCAGCCCTTGAGCGTCACGGTCGAGCAATCGAATGCGCTGCTGAGCGGCTGGAGTGTGAAGAAGAGCATTCTCGGCAAGGGCGTGTATAACGACCAGAACGAAAAGATCGGTACGATCCGCGATCTGGTGGTCGCTCCCGATGGTTCGCTGTCCGCCGCCATTGTCTCCGCCGGCGGATTCCTCGGCGTGGCGTCGCATGACGTAGCCGTGCCTATCGCCGCACTGGATATTCGTTCGGGGAATTTCTATCTGGCAGGCGCGACGAAAGATGCATTGAAGGCGACGCCCGCGTTTCAGTACAACAAGGTTCAGGCGCCGCCGAAGCCTAAAAAGCTGACTGGCCAGTAA
- a CDS encoding DNA polymerase II: MTELEQGFILTRHWRDTPAGTEVDFWLATDGGPRHIRLRPQPSVAFIPAAHRERVETILRREAPLDLRPLDLCDFQHRPVMGLYCPQYRQLTGLEKRLQQGGVDVYEADIFPPERYMMERFITAPVWFGGDAQQGGPLLNGELKPATDYRPSLKLVSLDIETSAHAELYSIALEGCGQRQVYMLGPPNGDAGGVDFDLEYCETRAQLLEKLNTWLERHDPDAIIGWNLVQFDLRVLQQHAEQYRVPLRLGRSGAVMEWREHGHKQNHFFAGAAGRLIIDGIEALRSATWSFPSFSLEYVARSVLGEGKAIDNPYQRMDEIQRRFDEDKPALARYNLKDCELVTRIFAKTELLSFLLERATVTGLPADRSGGSVAAFTHLYMPRMHRQGYVAPNLGDVAGAASPGGFVMDSRPGLYDSVLVLDYKSLYPSIIRTFLIDPLGLVEGMLNPADDQSVPGFLGARFSRTRHCLPSIVGQVWQAREAAKRGHNGPLSQALKIIMNAFYGVLGSTGCRFFDPRLASSITMRGHEIMHATRELIEAQGYEVIYGDTDSTFVWLKHAHSEEDASRIGRTLVEHINAQWRQNLQARFGLESALELQFERHYKRFFMPTIRGAEEGSKKRYAGLTVLPDGSEDIVYKGLETVRTDWTPLAQQFQQELYGRIFRQQPYQDYVRDYVRDTLAGKLDDQLVYRKRLRRSLGEYERNVPPHVRAARVADEFNRQQGRPLQYQNGGWISYVMTTAGPEPLETLRSAIDYEHYLTRQLQPVADAILPLLRDDFTTLMSGQKQLF, translated from the coding sequence TTGACTGAGCTTGAACAGGGTTTCATTCTGACCCGACATTGGCGGGATACCCCCGCCGGCACGGAGGTGGATTTCTGGCTGGCAACAGACGGCGGGCCTCGTCACATCCGCTTGCGCCCTCAGCCTTCAGTGGCTTTCATTCCGGCCGCGCACCGGGAACGCGTGGAAACGATCCTGCGCCGTGAGGCGCCGCTCGATCTGCGTCCGCTCGATCTATGCGATTTCCAGCATCGGCCGGTCATGGGGCTCTACTGTCCGCAATACCGGCAATTGACCGGTCTCGAGAAGCGCCTGCAGCAAGGCGGCGTCGACGTCTACGAGGCTGATATCTTCCCGCCCGAGCGCTACATGATGGAGCGCTTCATCACCGCGCCGGTATGGTTCGGCGGCGATGCGCAGCAAGGCGGCCCGCTGCTGAACGGCGAATTGAAACCGGCTACGGACTACCGTCCGTCATTGAAGCTGGTGTCGCTCGATATCGAAACCAGCGCGCACGCCGAACTCTATTCCATCGCGCTCGAAGGATGCGGACAGCGTCAGGTCTATATGCTCGGGCCGCCGAACGGCGACGCCGGCGGTGTCGACTTCGACCTCGAATACTGCGAAACCCGCGCACAGTTGCTCGAAAAACTGAACACGTGGCTGGAACGGCACGACCCCGATGCGATCATCGGCTGGAACCTTGTGCAGTTCGATTTGCGTGTGCTGCAGCAGCACGCCGAACAGTATCGCGTGCCGCTGCGACTTGGCCGCAGCGGCGCCGTGATGGAATGGCGCGAGCACGGCCATAAACAGAATCATTTCTTCGCGGGCGCTGCGGGACGATTGATCATCGACGGTATCGAAGCGTTGCGCTCCGCAACGTGGAGTTTCCCTTCGTTCAGCCTCGAATATGTGGCGCGTTCCGTGTTGGGCGAAGGCAAGGCGATCGACAATCCTTATCAACGCATGGACGAAATCCAGCGCCGTTTCGACGAGGACAAGCCGGCCCTGGCGCGCTACAACCTGAAAGATTGCGAGCTGGTCACGCGCATCTTTGCGAAAACCGAACTGCTGTCGTTCCTGCTGGAGCGCGCCACCGTGACCGGCCTGCCCGCGGACCGCAGCGGCGGATCGGTCGCGGCGTTCACGCATCTATATATGCCGCGCATGCATCGGCAGGGTTACGTCGCACCGAACCTCGGCGACGTAGCCGGCGCCGCGAGCCCCGGTGGCTTCGTGATGGATTCGCGGCCCGGCCTCTACGATTCCGTGCTGGTGCTCGACTACAAGAGCCTGTACCCGTCGATCATCCGGACGTTTCTGATCGACCCGCTAGGACTCGTGGAAGGCATGCTGAATCCCGCCGACGATCAATCGGTACCGGGTTTTCTCGGCGCACGCTTCTCACGCACACGCCATTGCTTGCCTTCAATCGTCGGCCAGGTGTGGCAGGCACGCGAAGCCGCCAAACGCGGGCACAACGGGCCACTTTCGCAGGCCTTGAAGATCATCATGAACGCCTTCTACGGCGTGCTCGGTTCCACCGGCTGCCGGTTCTTCGACCCGCGCCTCGCGTCGTCGATCACAATGCGCGGCCATGAAATCATGCACGCCACGCGCGAGCTGATCGAGGCGCAAGGCTATGAGGTCATTTACGGCGACACCGATTCGACGTTCGTGTGGCTGAAGCACGCGCATAGCGAAGAAGACGCGAGCCGGATCGGCCGCACGCTGGTCGAGCATATCAATGCGCAATGGCGGCAGAATCTGCAGGCGCGCTTCGGCCTCGAGAGCGCGCTGGAGTTGCAATTCGAGCGGCACTACAAGCGCTTTTTCATGCCGACGATTCGCGGTGCCGAGGAAGGCAGCAAGAAACGTTATGCCGGGCTGACTGTTTTGCCGGATGGCAGCGAAGACATTGTCTACAAAGGGCTCGAAACGGTGCGCACCGATTGGACGCCGCTTGCCCAGCAGTTCCAGCAGGAACTCTACGGGCGAATCTTCAGGCAACAGCCGTATCAGGACTATGTGCGCGACTATGTGCGCGATACGCTGGCGGGAAAACTGGACGATCAGCTCGTGTACCGCAAGCGCTTGCGCCGTTCGCTCGGCGAGTACGAACGCAACGTGCCGCCGCATGTACGCGCTGCACGCGTGGCCGACGAGTTCAACCGGCAACAGGGACGTCCGTTGCAATACCAGAACGGCGGCTGGATCAGCTATGTGATGACAACCGCCGGACCGGAACCGCTCGAAACCTTGCGCTCGGCGATCGACTACGAACACTATCTGACACGGCAGTTGCAACCGGTTGCGGATGCGATCCTGCCGCTCTTGCGCGACGATTTTACGACGTTGATGTCGGGGCAGAAACAGTTGTTCTGA
- a CDS encoding DUF969 domain-containing protein codes for MWVLIGVPIVVLGFALRFNALLVVTIAGIATGIAGGLQPVEIVSAFGKAFADNRYMGLIWLTLPVIALLERNGLKEQAKHLISRLHAATTGRVLMLYFVIRQITAALGLTSLGGHAQMVRPLIAPMAEAAAANRYGELPDAVRQQIRANASAVDNIAVFFGEDIFIAIQSILLIKGFLEQNGIVVEPLHVSVWAIPTAVAALIIHVVRLMLLDRNLSHKMNALGAASGQQRGIAR; via the coding sequence ATGTGGGTCTTAATTGGCGTGCCGATCGTCGTACTCGGCTTCGCATTGCGCTTCAATGCGCTACTGGTGGTGACGATCGCGGGAATCGCCACCGGCATCGCCGGGGGCTTGCAACCGGTGGAGATCGTCAGCGCGTTCGGCAAGGCATTCGCCGATAACCGCTACATGGGCCTGATCTGGCTCACGCTGCCCGTGATCGCGCTGCTCGAACGCAACGGCCTGAAAGAACAGGCCAAACACCTGATTTCGCGCCTGCACGCCGCCACCACGGGCCGCGTGCTGATGCTCTATTTCGTGATTCGCCAGATCACCGCCGCGCTTGGGCTCACTTCGCTCGGCGGCCATGCGCAGATGGTGCGTCCGCTGATCGCGCCGATGGCCGAGGCGGCCGCCGCGAACCGCTATGGCGAACTGCCCGACGCGGTGCGTCAGCAGATCCGCGCGAATGCGTCGGCGGTCGACAATATTGCCGTGTTCTTCGGCGAAGATATTTTCATTGCGATCCAGTCGATCCTGCTGATCAAAGGTTTTCTCGAACAGAACGGCATCGTCGTCGAGCCCTTGCACGTGTCCGTATGGGCGATTCCCACGGCGGTGGCGGCACTCATAATTCACGTCGTGCGCCTGATGCTGCTCGATCGCAATCTCTCGCACAAGATGAATGCGCTGGGCGCGGCGTCGGGACAGCAACGAGGTATTGCACGATGA
- a CDS encoding MFS transporter produces the protein MASPDHAGSAARSAGGAASSATATASAASVASAASITLDAGSISARLDRLPATRSIWKLVVLLSLGFFFELYDLLYSGYVAPGLVKSGLLTATTHGLFGSTGVASFIAALFSGLFIGTIACGFLADRFGRRAVFTYSLLWYTAANVVMAFQETATGLNFWRFVAGIGIGVELVTIGTYISELVPKQIRGRAFACEQAVGFTAVPVVAFLSYVLVPRTLLGLDGWRWVVLIGAHGALFVWWIRRALPESPRWLAQQGRLAEADRVMCELEAKVRSEYGRELPPPAAPVPVAPRGSFRDMWVPPYRSRTVMMTLFNIFQTVGFYGFANWVPTLLIKQGITITTSLMYSSVIALAAPIGPIIGLFIGDRFERKTVIVVMAAVNIVCGLWFSQASGAVLLVSLGVCLTLAGNIISYSFHAYQTELFPTSIRARAVGFVYSWSRFSAIFTAFLIAAVLKHFGTTGVFVFIAGAMLIVMLAIGLMGPRTKGLELEKISK, from the coding sequence ATGGCATCCCCCGATCACGCCGGGTCGGCCGCGCGCAGCGCCGGCGGTGCGGCGTCTTCCGCAACGGCTACGGCGTCCGCTGCATCCGTGGCGTCGGCTGCGTCTATCACGCTAGACGCCGGCAGCATCTCCGCGCGTCTCGACCGGCTGCCCGCTACGCGCTCCATCTGGAAGCTGGTGGTGTTGCTAAGCCTCGGCTTCTTCTTCGAACTGTACGACCTGCTGTACTCCGGCTATGTCGCGCCCGGCCTCGTCAAAAGCGGCCTGTTGACGGCAACCACGCACGGTCTGTTCGGCTCGACCGGTGTCGCGAGTTTCATCGCCGCGCTGTTCAGCGGGTTGTTCATCGGTACGATCGCGTGCGGTTTTCTGGCGGATCGCTTCGGGCGCCGCGCCGTGTTCACGTACTCGCTGCTGTGGTACACGGCAGCCAACGTCGTGATGGCGTTTCAGGAAACGGCCACGGGTTTGAACTTCTGGCGCTTCGTGGCGGGGATCGGCATCGGCGTCGAACTGGTGACGATCGGCACGTATATCTCGGAGCTGGTACCCAAGCAGATCCGCGGCCGGGCTTTCGCATGCGAACAGGCTGTCGGTTTCACGGCGGTGCCGGTGGTCGCGTTTCTCTCTTACGTGCTGGTGCCGCGCACGCTGCTTGGCCTCGACGGCTGGCGCTGGGTGGTGCTGATCGGCGCGCACGGTGCGCTGTTCGTGTGGTGGATCCGGCGAGCGTTGCCGGAAAGCCCGCGCTGGCTCGCGCAACAAGGGCGTCTTGCCGAAGCCGATCGCGTGATGTGCGAACTTGAAGCGAAGGTGCGCAGCGAATACGGCCGTGAACTGCCGCCGCCCGCAGCGCCGGTGCCAGTTGCGCCGCGCGGCAGCTTCCGCGATATGTGGGTGCCGCCGTACCGCAGCCGTACCGTGATGATGACGCTCTTCAATATTTTCCAGACGGTCGGCTTCTATGGTTTCGCGAACTGGGTGCCGACGCTGCTGATCAAGCAGGGCATTACGATCACCACAAGCCTGATGTACTCGAGCGTGATTGCGCTGGCCGCGCCGATCGGTCCGATAATCGGCCTCTTTATCGGCGACCGCTTCGAGCGCAAGACGGTAATCGTGGTGATGGCGGCCGTGAATATCGTGTGCGGCCTCTGGTTCAGCCAGGCATCCGGCGCGGTGTTGCTGGTGAGCCTCGGGGTGTGTCTGACGCTCGCGGGCAACATCATTTCGTACAGCTTCCATGCGTACCAGACCGAGCTCTTTCCGACCAGCATCCGCGCGCGGGCAGTGGGCTTTGTTTATTCGTGGAGCCGTTTCTCGGCGATTTTCACAGCCTTTCTGATCGCGGCAGTGTTGAAGCACTTCGGTACCACAGGCGTGTTCGTGTTCATCGCCGGTGCGATGCTGATCGTGATGCTGGCGATCGGTCTGATGGGGCCGCGTACGAAGGGTCTGGAGCTGGAGAAGATTTCGAAGTAG
- a CDS encoding DUF2891 domain-containing protein: MTVQLTPEFASKFANLALAHLTREYPNKLTHSLAGPQDVQGPRALHPIFYGSYDWHSCVHGYWLILHLLDRFPDLPEAARIVAVVDEHFTPANVAGELAYLDLAHNRGFERPYGWAWLLALSAQLHTLKLSEAARWSKVFAPLTEAFVERFEEFLPKATYPLRVGTHFNMAFALALTLDFARQTSRESLEALLVNTAERWFLNDVACQAWEPAGDEFLSPSLMEAELMRRVLPPAQFSEWFRRFLPDLGAKNPATLFEPVTVTDRTDGKIAHLDGLNLSRAWCQRSLARALPAGDVRRTVLFDSAERHLQSALPHVAGDYMGEHWLGTFATLALEA; encoded by the coding sequence ATGACTGTTCAACTCACGCCCGAATTCGCGTCTAAATTCGCCAATCTCGCACTCGCCCATCTCACGCGCGAGTATCCGAACAAGCTGACCCATTCGCTTGCCGGTCCGCAAGACGTGCAGGGCCCGCGCGCGCTGCATCCGATTTTTTACGGCAGCTACGATTGGCATTCGTGCGTGCATGGTTACTGGCTCATCCTGCATCTGCTCGACCGCTTCCCCGATCTGCCTGAAGCAGCGCGCATTGTCGCGGTGGTCGACGAGCATTTCACCCCGGCAAATGTGGCCGGCGAGCTGGCGTATCTCGATCTGGCGCATAACCGCGGTTTCGAGCGCCCGTATGGATGGGCCTGGCTGCTTGCACTAAGCGCGCAACTGCACACGCTGAAGCTATCGGAAGCGGCGCGCTGGTCCAAGGTTTTTGCGCCCTTGACCGAGGCCTTTGTCGAGCGCTTCGAGGAATTTCTGCCGAAAGCGACCTACCCGTTGCGCGTCGGCACGCACTTCAACATGGCATTCGCGCTTGCGCTCACGCTCGATTTCGCGCGGCAAACCTCGCGTGAATCGCTCGAAGCGCTGCTGGTCAACACGGCGGAGCGCTGGTTCCTGAACGATGTCGCGTGTCAGGCCTGGGAGCCGGCCGGCGACGAGTTCCTGTCGCCTTCGCTGATGGAAGCGGAATTGATGCGGCGGGTGTTGCCGCCCGCGCAATTCAGCGAATGGTTCAGGCGCTTTCTGCCGGATCTCGGCGCGAAGAACCCGGCCACGCTGTTCGAACCTGTCACCGTGACCGATCGCACCGACGGCAAGATTGCCCACCTGGATGGCCTGAACCTGAGCCGCGCGTGGTGCCAGCGTTCGCTGGCGCGCGCATTGCCGGCCGGCGACGTGCGCCGCACCGTATTGTTCGATTCGGCCGAACGTCATCTTCAGAGCGCCCTGCCGCACGTGGCCGGCGACTACATGGGCGAACATTGGCTGGGCACGTTCGCCACGCTCGCGCTGGAAGCATAA
- a CDS encoding DUF979 domain-containing protein: protein MIKLESLYVLAGLMFAAFALFNLQDRSNPRRIVNFLFWGIYAITFMFGGELPHFVTGCLAIALALIAGSGKLGKGKTNGNSEAAATRREANARRFGNKLFIPALLIPVITLLGTLTLKYVPFVEPKNVTLISLVLGTLVAFGAALFMLRDSPVHALKDARHTMDTVGWAAILPQMLAALGALFAIAGVGHVVSDLVKTWIPVDSAFAVVAAYTFGMAIFTMIMGNAFAAFPVMTAGIGLPLIVHQFHGNPAILGAIGMLCGFCGTLMTPMAANFNIVPAALLELKDQNGVIKAQWPTALLLLIVNTILLYLFVFRF, encoded by the coding sequence ATGATCAAGCTCGAATCCCTCTACGTGCTGGCCGGTTTGATGTTTGCCGCGTTCGCGCTCTTCAATCTGCAAGACCGCTCGAACCCACGCCGTATCGTCAACTTTCTGTTCTGGGGTATCTACGCAATCACCTTTATGTTCGGCGGAGAACTGCCGCATTTCGTGACCGGCTGTCTCGCGATTGCACTCGCCCTGATCGCCGGGTCCGGCAAGCTCGGCAAAGGCAAAACCAACGGCAATAGCGAAGCGGCCGCCACGCGCCGCGAAGCCAACGCACGGCGCTTCGGCAATAAGCTTTTCATCCCGGCGCTGCTGATTCCGGTCATTACCCTGCTCGGCACCTTGACGCTGAAATATGTACCGTTCGTCGAGCCGAAGAACGTCACGCTGATTTCACTGGTGCTGGGCACGCTGGTCGCCTTCGGCGCCGCGCTGTTTATGTTGCGCGACTCGCCGGTGCATGCGCTGAAAGACGCGCGGCACACCATGGATACCGTGGGTTGGGCCGCGATTCTGCCGCAGATGCTGGCCGCCCTCGGCGCGCTGTTTGCGATTGCCGGTGTGGGCCACGTCGTGTCGGATCTCGTGAAAACGTGGATTCCGGTCGACTCCGCTTTCGCAGTGGTCGCAGCTTATACATTCGGCATGGCGATCTTCACGATGATCATGGGTAACGCGTTTGCCGCGTTTCCGGTGATGACAGCCGGCATCGGCCTGCCATTGATCGTGCATCAGTTCCATGGCAACCCGGCCATTCTCGGTGCGATCGGCATGTTGTGCGGCTTCTGCGGCACTTTAATGACCCCAATGGCCGCCAACTTCAATATCGTGCCGGCCGCGCTGCTTGAACTGAAAGACCAGAATGGCGTGATCAAGGCTCAGTGGCCAACTGCTTTACTATTGCTGATCGTCAATACCATACTGTTGTACCTGTTTGTATTCCGCTTTTGA